The bacterium sequence GTTTTTGAGATAGCTGTTTTAATTTTTTAAGCACAAATTCTAAATTATACTTTGCCTCTAAATCATCAGGATTAATCTGTAATGATTTTTTATATGAAACAATGGCATTAACTAATTTCCCATCTCTATATTGAGAATTACCAATGTTATAATAAGTTTTAGCCCGGAATAAGGTCTCCTTATTTTTAAGGGCATTTTGATACTCTTTAATTGCCTTTTCATATTGTTGTTTTTTATAAAAGGCATTGCCTATATTAAAATATAACTCTGTAGATTGAGGTTTTTTAAGTTGTGCCTCTCGATATTTTACTAATGCCTCATCATATTTCTCTTGCCCATAAAGTTTATTTCCAACCCTATTTTTATCAGCAACAGGGTCTAAAAAACCTAAAAAGGTACAAAAAGATATTAAAATAATTACCTTAATTCTATTCAAATCTTTCCTCCGCCATTTTCCTGTGGGTGCTGATACTCATTTCTATTACCAGTAAAATCAAGACACCAATTAAGAAATACTGAAATCTATCTTCATACTGAATGTATTGTTTCGACAAAAGTTGTTTCTTTTCCATTCTTAAAATATCCTGATATATTTTATTTAATTCAATTTCGCCGTAGGTCGCTTGATAGTATTTACCATTAGTTAAAGATGCAATTTTCTCAAGAGTTGCTTCATCTAATTTACTCATAACGATTTCACCTGAGGCATCTTTTTTATATTCAATTTGTCCATCTGGGGTTTTAACAGGTATAGGTTCTCCTCGAGTCGAGCCTATGCCAACGGTATAGATTTTCACGCCTTTTTTTTGTGCCTCTTTAGCCGCTTGAATAGGGTTAGTGTTATGGTCTTCTCCATCCGTAAGTAGAATCAGTGCTTTATATTTTTGTTCCTTTTTGACAAATGCCGCGGTGGCGCATCTTATGGCATTTCCAATAGCCGTTCCTGGCACTGGCACGGCATTTATATCAATTGCCTCGAGGAATATCTTTGCCGCACTGTAATCAAGGGTTAATGGGCATTGGACAAAACTTTCACCTGCAAAAACAACCAATCCAACACGGTCTCCTCTTAATTTATCAATCAAGTTACTTATTTTTTGTTTTGCATTTGTTAGTCTATTTGGTTTAATATCCTCCGCCAGCATACTCAACGAGGTATCAATCGCTAAAATTATGTCGATACCTGTTCTTTTTATTATCCCTGATTTGGTGCCTATTTGAGGTCTTGCCAGGGCAATTACCAATAAAATAAAACTTAAGACAATTAAAACCGCCTTTATTTTTTGTCGGTTATTACTTATTGTCGGAGACAATTTTTTTAGCAGGTCTAAATTACCAAATTTAGCCAATGCCTTTTTTTTCTGGTAAAATACAACTATGTAAAACAGAATTAAAACAGGTATAGCGGTTAATATAACTAAATATTCTGGTTGAGCAAAAAGGTTACCTGAATTCATCATATTAAATACCCGTTACCCACAAATTCCAAACCGTTCTCCTGAAAATAGGAAGTAGAGAGTAGAGAGTAGAAAGTAGAAAGTAAAGAAAACACCACTCCTCACGCTTATCTCCCTATCTCCCACCTTCTATCTCCTACCACTATTTTCATCGTCCTTTGTGCCCCGCAGGGGCATGACGGTTCTCCTGAAAATAGCCGTAAGAATAGAACACGGATGACACGGATTAGACGGATGAGCACGGATTTTTTATTTTTTTAGTAATCGGATTGAGCGGATTAATCGGACTTCTTTTCTGTTTTTTTATCTGCTCAATCCGCTAAATCCGCTTACTACTTATTTTCATCATCCTTTGTGCCCACTCCCTGTGGGCATGAGTGTTTCCCCTGAAAATCGGGGTTCGGGGTTCGGATTTAAGGGTTAAGGAATTCTTTTATTCCCGAGTCCCGAGCCCCGATAATTAGTTTGCTTTTTTAGCTAAAAGATGGCTAAATGCTGACAACTGATGGCTGACTGCGGAACGCTTACCTCCTTTATACTATACATACAGCCACAGTAATTCTGGCGAAAGAGATTATGTTGTTTAGCAAAATTCATTGCTAATTTACTCCCTTCCTTTTTCTTGAAATCACGCTCAAGAAAGGCTTCACCACCCAAATCCCGTCCTATTTTATTTATCAGCACACTGTTTTTATGTGGACTTACAGTTAAGGTTGTTGTGAAATATGGAATGTTTAATTCTCTAATTTTTTTAAAAGTTGCATTTAGCCTTATCCAGAAACATACCTCACATCTTTTTCCCCCTTCAGGTTCATCCTTTAAGTTTTCAGTAAGTTTAACCCAATTATCCTTATCATACTCGCCTTCTATCAATTCAAAATCAAGGATTTGGGAGACTTGTTGGGCGACTTCAAGACGCCTTTTATACTCTTGTTCTGGATAAATATTTGGGTTATAAAAAAATCCGATTACTTTAAACCCTTCTTCTCTTAATCTTTCTACAACCCCACCT is a genomic window containing:
- a CDS encoding tetratricopeptide repeat protein, whose translation is MNRIKVIILISFCTFLGFLDPVADKNRVGNKLYGQEKYDEALVKYREAQLKKPQSTELYFNIGNAFYKKQQYEKAIKEYQNALKNKETLFRAKTYYNIGNSQYRDGKLVNAIVSYKKSLQINPDDLEAKYNLEFVLKKLKQLSQKHPAKSEQQKQKKSKGSEGENGKNKEKQTQQAKQEDKNKMSKEDAGRILQALEEEEKEIQKRKQVQISGDKQIEKDW
- a CDS encoding VWA domain-containing protein, which encodes MMNSGNLFAQPEYLVILTAIPVLILFYIVVFYQKKKALAKFGNLDLLKKLSPTISNNRQKIKAVLIVLSFILLVIALARPQIGTKSGIIKRTGIDIILAIDTSLSMLAEDIKPNRLTNAKQKISNLIDKLRGDRVGLVVFAGESFVQCPLTLDYSAAKIFLEAIDINAVPVPGTAIGNAIRCATAAFVKKEQKYKALILLTDGEDHNTNPIQAAKEAQKKGVKIYTVGIGSTRGEPIPVKTPDGQIEYKKDASGEIVMSKLDEATLEKIASLTNGKYYQATYGEIELNKIYQDILRMEKKQLLSKQYIQYEDRFQYFLIGVLILLVIEMSISTHRKMAEERFE
- a CDS encoding epoxyqueuosine reductase QueH, with the protein product MTKTLNTYNRPLTFFEVFMKTIGLHICCGICGGGVVERLREEGFKVIGFFYNPNIYPEQEYKRRLEVAQQVSQILDFELIEGEYDKDNWVKLTENLKDEPEGGKRCEVCFWIRLNATFKKIRELNIPYFTTTLTVSPHKNSVLINKIGRDLGGEAFLERDFKKKEGSKLAMNFAKQHNLFRQNYCGCMYSIKEVSVPQSAISCQHLAIF